From one Rosa rugosa chromosome 4, drRosRugo1.1, whole genome shotgun sequence genomic stretch:
- the LOC133744324 gene encoding RNA polymerase II C-terminal domain phosphatase-like 4 has protein sequence MGRKFYVQRLEIKELESGSLESLPEEEDKEAYGDGDGDGSDVESESRIKRRKGDNLESVEETNGSTSQGLPEQILLWIETSIDRLHNTDVKKSLNNKKLYLVLDLDHTWLNSTQLNHMTAEEEYLMSPPDSLPDELKGSLFRLDCMRMMTKLRPFIRTFLKKASEMFEMVISRDDGTQKHQKGLDIVVGQESAVLILDDTENAWIKHKDNLIMMERYHFFRSSRAQFGFTCESLSELKSDESEPEGALANVLDLLKRIHKIFFYELGGNLIDRDVRQVLKTVRKEVLKGCKVVFSRIIPSKVQADNHLLWKMAEQLGAICSTEVDSSVTHVVALDAGTEKSHWAVNQNSKQVFGPSSVA, from the exons ATGGGTCGCAAGTTTTATGTGCAAAGGTTGGAGATAAA AGAACTAGAGTCCGGTTCTTTGGAGTCATTACCAGAGGAAGAAGATAAAGAAGCttatggtgatggtgatggtgatggcaGTGATGTTGAAAGTGAGAGCAG GATAAAAAGGCGTAAGGGAGATAATTTGGAAAGCGTAGAGGAAACTAATGGATCGACTTCACAAGGACTTCCAGAACAAATTCTGTTGT GGATTGAGACTTCAATCGACCGGTTACACAACACGGACGTTAAGAAATCGCTAAATAATAAGAAACTTTATTTGGTACTGGATCTTGATCACACATGGCTAAATTCCACCCAGCTGAATCATATGACGGCAGAAGAAGAATATTTGATGAGCCCACCAGATTCGCTGCCAG ATGAGTTGAAAGGCAGCCTTTTCAGACTGGACTGTATGCGTATGATGACCAAGTTAAGGCCCTTCATTAGGACATTTTTGAAGAAAGCCAGTGAAATGTTTGAAAT GGTGATATCACGTGATGATGGTACCCAAAAACATCAAAAGGGTCTAGATATTGTGGTTGGGCAAGAAAGTGCTGTTCTGATACTGGATGATACAGAAAAT GCATGGATAAAGCACAAGGACAATCTAATTATGATGGAAAGATATCATTTCTTTAGATCTAGTCGTGCCCAATTTGGGTTCACTTGTGAGTCTCTTTCAGAGTTGAAGAGTGATGAGAGTGAGCCTGAAGGCGCTCTTGCAAATGTTCTTGACCTTCTTAAGCGAATCCACAAGATTTTCTTCTAT GAATTGGGAGGCAATCTTATAGATAGAGACGTAAGGCAG GTTCTGAAAACTGTTAGGAAGGAAGTCTTGAAGGGGTGCAAAGTTGTTTTCAGCCGTATAATTCCTTCAAAAGTCCAGGCTGATAATCATCTCCTGTGGAAGATGGCGGAGCAGCTGGGAGCCATATGTTCAACCGAAGTGGATTCATCAGTGACCCATGTAGTTGCATTAGATGCAGGAACAGAAAAGTCTCACTGGGCAgtaaatcaaaattcaaaacaagtTTTTGGTCCATCCTCTGTGGCTTGA
- the LOC133744093 gene encoding disease resistance protein RUN1-like — protein sequence MKASSSSSSLPSGPPYSRPPEFPNYTYDVFLSFRGEDTRRTFTDHLYAALVRAGVRTFRDAEGLRRGENIAEDLVEIIQGCRISLIVFSENYADSSWCLEELVQIMECRKTQRQRVFPIFYHVDPSHVRNQTGIFAHAFERHEATVHQGRDKIARWRAALRGAANLAGFDIADRHEAEFINSIVDEICRQLTTPYLNLAVYPVGIDSRVKDISEYLRVRLDNAVCMVGIWGMGGIGKTTVAKAIYNKFYHDFDSRSFLADVRETAKDSSGKIALQKRLLSDVLKPTKIEVGDVSNGINVIKERLRSKKVLVIVDNVDHVDQLTALAISRDSFGLGSIIIITTRDRHLLQLVKVDKIHLTQEMNEEEALELFSRHAFQNYSPNEDYIELSKRVVTYCGGLPLALEILGSFLFGRSIGDWKSTLKKLEKIPDDTIQSKLRISFDALEEWQRHIFLHICCFFIGMDKNHVIKILEGCGVAAGVAISVLSERCLVTVNEKDKVMMHDLLRDMGREIVREESPNHPERRSRLWRQEDVIDVLRDESGTEETEGLALILQRSHILSISIGAFRNMRGLKLLQLKYVLLTGDCNKLPKKLRWLCLRGSSLITRDEFRDASYLVSMDLRYSGPVRVWEHFRRLWNLEILNLSHSQYLTKSPDFSQLPNLQYLILKDCVNLPEIDRSIGLLSQLALLNLKSCTKLKDLPKDFYKLRSVRTLVLSGCSRFKKLSKHIGKMRLLKTLVISGTAISEVPSSIDELQYLDFSSRQGLSGLKRFSQDETSAARIEGACKLLKL from the exons ATGAAGGCATCGTCATCATCCTCATCGCTTCCATCGGGGCCACCATACTCAAGGCCACCGGAGTTCCCTAACTACACGTACGATGTGTTCTTGAGCTTCAGAGGTGAAGACACACGGAGGACCTTCACGGACCACCTCTACGCGGCACTAGTTCGTGCCGGAGTCAGGACGTTTAGGGATGCCGAGGGACTAAGAAGGGGAGAAAACATAGCGGAGGATTTGGTGGAGATAATCCAAGGGTGTAGGATCTCACTCATCGTCTTCTCAGAAAATTACGCGGATTCGAGTTGGTGCCTCGAGGAGCTGGTGCAGATCATGGAGTGTAGAAAAACACAAAGGCAACGGGTTTTCCCAATATTCTATCATGTCGATCCTTCACATGTCAGAAACCAGACCGGTATCTTTGCTCATGCGTTTGAGAGACATGAAGCCACAGTACATCAAGGTAGAGATAAGATAGCAAGGTGGAGAGCTGCTCTTAGAGGAGCGGCGAATTTGGCTGGCTTCGATATTGCTGATAG GCATGAAGCAGAGTTTATCAATAGCATTGTTGACGAGATATGCAGACAGCTGACCACCCCATACTTGAATTTAGCTGTCTATCCTGTTGGAATTGATTCTCGTGTTAAAGATATTAGTGAATATTTACGTGTTAGATTAGATAATGCTGTTTGCATGGTTGGAATTTGGGGTATGGGTGGAATCGGCAAAACAACAGTTGCCAAAGCCATCTATAACAAATTTTATCATGACTTTGACAGTAGAAGTTTCCTAGCAGATGTTAGGGAAACAGCAAAGGACTCAAGTGGTAAGATTGCACTGCAAAAAAGACTTCTTTCTGATGTCTTAAAACCAACCAAGATAGAGGTAGGTGATGTTTCCAATGGCATCAATGTGATCAAAGAACGACTTAGAAGCAAAAAGGTACTTGTCATCGTCGACAATGTCGATCATGTGGACCAATTGACTGCATTGGCAATAAGCCGTGATTCCTTTGGTCTGGGAAGTATAATTATTATAACAACAAGAGATCGACATTTGTTACAACTAGTGAAAGTGGATAAAATACATCTGACACAAGaaatgaatgaagaagaagctctTGAGCTCTTCAGTCGGCATGCCTTTCAAAATTATTCTCCTAATGAAGACTATATCGAACTCTCAAAAAGAGTGGTTACTTACTGTGGGGGTTTACCACTGGctcttgaaattttagggtcTTTCCTCTTTGGAAGGAGCATAGGAGATTGGAAGAGCACACTGAAGAAATTGGAAAAAATTCCTGATGACACAATTCAGTCAAAGCTCAGAATAAGCTTTGATGCACTTGAGGAGTGGCAGAGGCACATATTCCTCCACATATGTTGTTTCTTCATTGGAATGGACAAAAACCATGTCATAAAAATACTGGAAGGCTGTGGTGTTGCTGCAGGTGTAGCAATTAGTGTCCTCTCTGAACGTTGCCTCGTAACTGTTAATGAAAAAGACAAGGTAATGATGCATGATTTGCTTCGAGACATGGGCAGAGAAATTGTTCGTGAAGAATCCCCGAACCACCCTGAAAGACGTAGTAGATTGTGGCGTCAAGAAGATGTAATAGATGTTTTGAGAGATGAATCT GGAACTGAAGAGACTGAAGGACTCGCTCTAATTTTGCAAAGATCTCACATCTTGAGTATCAGTATAGGAGCATTTAGAAACATGAGGGGACTGAAATTGCTCCAACTCAAGTATGTACTACTCACTGGAGACTGCAACAAGCTTCCCAAAAAGTTAAGATGGCTCTGCTTGCGAGGATCCTCTCTGATCACTCGAGATGAGTTTCGGGATGCAAGTTACCTGGTTTCTATGGACCTGCGGTACAGCGGTCCCGTACGAGTTTGGGAGCATTTCAGG CGGCTTTGGAATTTGGAGATACTTAATCTCAGTCATTCAcagtacctaacaaaatcaccaGACTTTTCACAACTCCCAAATCTACAGTATTTGATCCTTAAAGACTGTGTGAATTTGCCAGAGATTGACAGGTCCATTGGACTTCTTTCTCAACTTGCCTTGCTAAATCTTAAAAGCTGCACTAAGCTCAAGGACCTTCCGAAGGATTTTTATAAGTTGCGTTCTGTTAGGACTCTTGTTCTTTCTGGCTGTTCGAGATTTAAGAAGTTGAGCAAGCATATaggaaaaatgaggttgttgaAAACTCTTGTTATAAGTGGCACAGCCATAAGTGAAGTACCATCCTCGATAGATGAATTGCAATACCTGGACTTTTCATCTCGACAAGGCCTGAGTGGACTAAAACGATTTTCCCAGGATGAGACATCAGCAGCCAGGATTGAGGGCGCTTGTAAGCTTCTTAAATTATAA